The Fibrobacter sp. genome contains a region encoding:
- a CDS encoding carbohydrate-binding protein, whose protein sequence is MKSVNQSSNQFKVAGLKRLTLIIIMAAISIMVWAQTSLKITIIGDSTVCNYASSKYPQAGWGQVIGQFFKTGTVTINNKAIGGRSTRSFYQEGRWAEIVSTLQSGEYVFIQFGHNDRDYSKAERYTDTTQYKEYLRKYVQESRAKGAIPVLISPMNMNAWNGNNVREVFREGANNYRGAMINVANELNVPFIDLEKKSVELQKRLGATYCAKFIYLGLDAGEYPNFPDGSSDGTHFQEMGANFMAKFVCSGISELQSNPDMARLAALLKPLYKINVLSNKANTGMITESGTTFPEGVSITVKVKPNSGEKFLGWADQSGKTVTTETRYTFQMSNSEISYTALFQGGTQMYSLSTSVTSGEGTISPANGAFASGANVTLTATPKEGFIFDHWGGDLSGNSNPAVLTMNSNKTVSAFFIADNKTYYNISTAVSGLGSITQVPSGEKAVEGSQVVFTASAGKGWKFAGWNGDYTGTDAAYTISTLNKNVNLTAQFIPENPYLYEAEDAYIYRGVAESVNAGFSGTGYANVDNQTGSSITIPVYTESAGLKTITITFANGTTSTRSFSISLNGEEIIPSQTFESTGAWTTWKQKEISLTLKQGVNEITFTSNAADGGPNIDKLEISFQTSVSALSKTSFKPAVRFSSGKLEITSLRPGIPVKVGIFDLHGRQILSRTINTSVNSRTVFPVNNFAHGNYMIQITTGENILVSKTCILVY, encoded by the coding sequence ATGAAATCTGTAAATCAAAGTTCTAATCAATTCAAGGTAGCGGGACTTAAGAGACTGACACTCATTATAATTATGGCAGCCATTTCCATTATGGTCTGGGCTCAGACAAGTCTTAAAATCACTATTATCGGCGATTCCACGGTCTGTAACTACGCGTCATCCAAATACCCTCAGGCCGGCTGGGGACAGGTAATCGGACAATTCTTCAAAACCGGGACTGTGACAATCAACAATAAAGCTATTGGAGGGCGCAGCACCAGGAGTTTTTACCAGGAGGGGCGCTGGGCAGAGATTGTATCTACTTTACAAAGTGGTGAGTATGTATTCATACAGTTCGGACATAATGACCGGGATTATTCAAAGGCAGAAAGATACACTGATACCACACAGTACAAGGAGTACCTGCGCAAATACGTTCAAGAGTCCCGCGCAAAGGGTGCAATTCCTGTACTGATAAGTCCTATGAACATGAATGCATGGAATGGAAATAATGTACGTGAAGTATTCCGTGAAGGGGCAAATAACTACCGTGGTGCGATGATTAATGTGGCAAATGAACTTAATGTCCCCTTTATTGACCTGGAGAAAAAATCAGTTGAACTTCAGAAACGGCTTGGTGCGACCTACTGCGCAAAATTTATCTATCTGGGCCTCGATGCAGGAGAATATCCCAATTTTCCCGATGGATCATCAGATGGTACGCACTTTCAGGAGATGGGTGCAAATTTCATGGCTAAATTTGTCTGCAGCGGGATATCTGAGCTTCAATCCAATCCCGATATGGCCAGACTGGCCGCGCTTCTAAAGCCGTTATATAAAATAAACGTACTGTCCAACAAGGCAAACACCGGAATGATTACTGAAAGCGGCACCACTTTTCCGGAAGGTGTATCCATTACTGTAAAGGTAAAGCCTAATTCCGGGGAAAAATTCCTGGGATGGGCTGATCAATCGGGGAAAACCGTTACAACCGAGACCAGATATACTTTCCAGATGAGTAACAGTGAAATCAGCTATACTGCACTGTTTCAAGGTGGTACACAGATGTATTCCCTCAGCACATCTGTTACTTCCGGTGAAGGAACAATCTCTCCTGCAAACGGGGCATTCGCTTCCGGGGCAAATGTAACTCTGACAGCAACTCCAAAAGAGGGCTTTATTTTCGACCACTGGGGCGGAGACCTTTCAGGTAACAGTAACCCTGCTGTACTGACCATGAATTCCAATAAAACGGTTTCAGCATTTTTCATTGCTGATAACAAAACCTACTATAACATAAGCACTGCAGTATCAGGTCTGGGAAGTATCACTCAGGTACCCTCAGGAGAAAAAGCGGTGGAAGGCTCACAGGTTGTTTTCACGGCATCCGCGGGCAAGGGATGGAAATTTGCAGGATGGAACGGAGATTATACCGGAACCGATGCAGCGTATACTATCTCCACACTGAATAAAAATGTCAACCTGACTGCGCAATTTATCCCTGAGAACCCCTACCTTTACGAGGCTGAAGATGCGTACATATACCGTGGTGTCGCGGAATCTGTTAACGCCGGGTTTTCCGGTACAGGCTATGCCAATGTTGATAACCAAACAGGATCATCCATTACTATCCCGGTCTACACTGAGAGCGCCGGACTTAAAACTATCACAATTACCTTCGCTAACGGCACTACCTCTACCAGAAGTTTTTCTATCAGTTTGAATGGAGAGGAAATAATTCCCTCCCAGACATTTGAAAGTACCGGAGCATGGACAACATGGAAACAGAAAGAGATCTCTCTTACCTTGAAGCAGGGTGTAAACGAAATAACTTTCACCTCAAATGCTGCCGATGGAGGTCCTAATATCGACAAGCTTGAGATCAGTTTCCAGACTTCTGTGTCCGCACTGAGTAAAACTTCATTCAAACCGGCAGTACGGTTCTCATCCGGTAAACTGGAAATTACATCACTCAGGCCGGGGATACCAGTCAAGGTGGGAATCTTTGATCTCCATGGCAGGCAGATTCTCAGCCGGACAATTAACACATCTGTGAATTCCAGAACAGTCTTTCCGGTTAATAATTTCGCACATGGTAATTATATGATACAGATTACAACAGGAGAAAACATACTGGTTTCAAAAACTTGTATTCTTGTTTATTAA